From a single Erpetoichthys calabaricus chromosome 1, fErpCal1.3, whole genome shotgun sequence genomic region:
- the LOC127529194 gene encoding gastrula zinc finger protein XlCGF57.1-like, whose translation MFGCEECGKQFVHKAHLKMHARIHTGEKTHCCTECDKRFRESSDLRKHMRIHTGEKPYGCTECVKRFRVSSDLRKHMRIHTGEKPHCCTMCDKRFRESNDLLRHIRTHTGEKPYGCTECGKRFIDKSSVQRHMKIHAEEKLYCCSECDKRFKELRALRKHVKIHAEEKPYCCSECGKQFVEQCALRKHMIIHTGDKPYGCTECGKRFRDSSDLQRHTKIHTGEKPYGCDQCDKWYIDKMSLQRHKKTHSGEKPFVCGECGKPFIDKSSLLRHERIHTREKLYFCCECDERYSELRDLRRHMKVHAVEKPYGCTECGKQFKASSDLHRHMRIHTGEKPYCCRDCGRRFRVSCDLRRHMRTHLGQLARPPPADKTAAANWQDNGELEIQEIQL comes from the coding sequence ATGTTTGGCTGTGaagaatgtggtaaacaatttgTGCACAAAGCTCATCTTAAGATGCATGCAAGAATCCATACTGGAGAGAAAACCCATTGTTGCACTGAATGCGACAAGCGGTTCAGAGAATCCAGTGATCTTCGGAAGCATAtgagaattcacaccggagagaaaccTTATGGCTGTACTGAATGTGTCAAGCGATTCAGAGTATCAAGTGATCTTCGCAAACATATGAgaattcacactggtgagaaACCACATTGCTGTACTATGTGCGACAAGCGTTTCAGAGAATCAAATGATCTCCTGCGACACATTAgaactcacactggagagaagccgtatggCTGTACTGAGTGTGGCAAGCGATTCATCGATAAAAGTTCTGTACAAAGACACATGAAAATTCATGCGGAAGAGAAATTATATTGCTGTAGTGAATGTGACAAGCGATTCAAAGAACTTCGTGCACTTCGGAAGCACGTGAAAATCCATGCTgaagagaagccgtattgctgtagcGAATGTGGCAAGCAGTTTGTAGAACAATGTGCACTTCGAAAACACATGATAATCCATACAGGAGACAAGCCATAtggctgtactgaatgtggtaagCGATTCAGAGACTCGAGTGATCTTCAGAGGCACACGaaaattcacaccggagagaagccatacggCTGTGATCAATGTGACAAGTGGTACATTGATAAAATGTCTCTCCAGAGACACAAGAAAACTCATTCGGGTGAGAAGCCATTTGTCTGTGGTGAATGTGGCAAACCTTTCATTGATAAAAGTTCTCTTCTGAGACATGAGAGAATTCACACCAGAGAAAAGTTGTATTTCTGTTGTGAATGTGATGAGCGATACTCAGAACTCCGTGATCTACGAAGACACATGAAAGTCCACGCTGTAGAGAAGCCATATGGTtgtactgaatgtggcaagcaattcAAAGCATCAAGTGATCTTCACCGACACatgagaattcatactggagagaagccgtactgCTGTAGGGATTGTGGCAGGCGATTCAGAGTCTCGTGTGATCTTCGTAGACACATGAGAACTCATTTGGGCCAACTGGCAAGACCACCTCCAGCTGACAAGACTGCAGCCGCCAACTGGCAAGACAACGGTGAACTAGAAATACAAGAAATTCAGTTGTAA